In Lonchura striata isolate bLonStr1 chromosome 2, bLonStr1.mat, whole genome shotgun sequence, a single genomic region encodes these proteins:
- the NRIP1 gene encoding nuclear receptor-interacting protein 1, translating into MTHGEELGSEMHQDSVVLTYLEGLLMHQAAGGSGTAVDKKSTGHSGEDQNFKISGNIFPSCQSNGPVLNTSTYRGSGMLHLKKARLLQSSEDWNAAKRRRLSDSIVDLDGKKEALLAGMVENVPKGKQDSTLLASLLQSFSSRLQSVALSQQIRQSLKEQGYSLSHDSLQVEKDLRCYGVASSHLKTLLKKSKAKDQKLDSSLPDITKNLPKERFIESPHAVQSSPKVMNEPLSCAARLQAVASMVEKRSSPAASPKPSVACSQLALLLSSEAHLQQYSREHALKAQNANQIASERLAAMARLQESAQKDMGQFGLAKGMTSHLNGQAGSSPKTAASKGNMAPFQSSVGIVHSPPKTVGYKSTVERSNLKTSPSNSLLLHLLKSQNTTKHVKGCEQSERASIFEDSSTPTTVDEYSDNNPSFTEDSSDDESSHSNCLPIDLSFKQRTDKPDAGPPASLDNLTQSLLRNWDPKVSCPENKEEKDTPKTSKLNPHQKVTLLQLLLGHKSEEQVDKSNDPQGPHSTADVAKFTVQTGKRTPVTDSPSANRMTPLSTPPLLASTKADSPINLSHQSLAVKRSSPPYACSIQTDRLMNSASKHLIDLSKSKEIQGAKLSRTDSPQNPSAFSASKLLQNLAQCGMQSSMSSEEQRASKQLLAGNMDKPVGLIDRLNSPLLTNKLSMHEENNKLFSCQPSPSEQGLPGSEIENLLERRTVLQLLLGTPNKGKSEKKERMLLRDESSQEQTDKALNEQILTVKIKTEPSDESNVPYNSNAQQVRECKGNKFQGFAHSLQRNTAASPASEEVKSEPISPQDFSFSKNGLLSRLLRQNQDNYPADELDRSHRNNELTHLESKSLCTVPKKRKLHAEPLESPLKKMKSNVSDAGNNHASPTEALYGPLLNQQELKFSRSDAEFKYAASHGSNSETENRSWSRDSKGFNVLKQLLLSENCERDLSQHRNNILTEGKKKGNKTSATINKPEFTISSVRSLVGSPVQQNNCVDHRTFQYPVAVKSPASSPFPEHLGSTVSRLESDQFSMCSVPSEKGPIRWVITGVDKNDYEKDSPRLTKTNPILYYMLQKGGSSVSSQEAHDKEIWNEPSFTESSTRVTIKEELTSDTELKTPFSNLRSPYNSHMGSNTSHQHGGVNGEVHGLLEKVRTIKKEPE; encoded by the coding sequence ATGACTCATGGAGAAGAGCTTGGCTCTGAGATGCACCAGGATTCTGTTGTTCTAACTTACCTAGAGGGATTACTAATGCATCAAGCAGCAGGAGGCTCAGGTACTGCAGTTGACAAAAAGTCCACTGGGCATAGTGGGGAGGATCAAAACTTTAAGATTTCAGGAAATATATTTCCCAGCTGCCAGAGTAATGGTCCCGTTCTTAACACAAGTACGTATCGGGGATCTGGCATGCTGCACCTCAAAAAAGCAAGACTGTTGCAGTCTTCAGAAGACTGGAATGCAGCAAAGAGAAGGCGGTTGTCTGATTCCATTGTGGATTTAGATGGAAAAAAGGAAGCTTTGTTGGCTGGCATGGTTGAAAATGTGCCTAAAGGCAAACAGGATAGCACATTACTTGCCTCTTTGCTTCAGTCATTCAGCTCTAGGCTGCAGAGTGTTGCTCTGTCACAGCAGATTAGACAGAGTCTTAAGGAGCAAGGGTATTCTCTTAGCCATGATTCTTTACAAGTGGAGAAAGATTTAAGGTGCTACGGTGTTGCATCCAGCCACCTGAAGACTCTGCTGAAGAAGAGCAAAGCAAAAGATCAGAAGCTGGACAGCAGCCTGCCTGACATCACTAAGAACCTGCCCAAGGAGAGGTTTATAGAATCTCCTCATGCAGTGCAGAGCAGCCCTAAGGTGATGAATGAGCCCCTGTCGTGTGCTGCAAGATTACAAGCTGTTGCAAGCATGGTAGAGAAACGATCCAGTCCTGCTGCTTCGCCCAAGCCCAGCGTAGCGTGCAGCCAGCTGGCTTTGCTCCTTTCCAGTGAAGCCCACTTGCAGCAGTACTCCAGGGAACATGctttaaaagcacaaaatgCCAATCAGATTGCAAGCGAGAGACTTGCAGCAATGGCCAGGCTACAGGAGAGTGCTCAGAAGGACATGGGCCAGTTTGGTTTGGCCAAGGGAATGACAAGCCATCTCAATGGTCAAGCAGGATCATCCCCCAAAACAGCTGCTAGCAAAGGCAATATGGCACCGTTTCAGAGTTCGGTGGGAATCGTGCACTCGCCTCCCAAAACTGTGGGATACAAAAGCACTGTGGAAAGGAGTAACCTGAAAACCTCTCCCAGCAACAGTTTGCTCTTGCATCTGCTGAAAAGCCAGAATACCACCAAGCACGTCAAAGGGTGTGAGCAGAGTGAGAGAGCCAGCATTTTTGAAGACAGCAGCACACCAACAACTGTTGATGAGTATTCAGACAACAATCCCAGTTTTACAGAAGACAGCAGTGATGATGAAAGCTCCCATTCTAACTGTCTTCCTATAGACCTATCCTTTAAACAGAGGACAGATAAACCAGATGCAGGTCCACCTGCATCACTGGATAACCTGACTCAGTCCTTGCTTCGTAACTGGGATCCAAAAGTTTCCTGTCCAGAGAACAAGGAAGAGAAAGACACTCCGAAAACTTCTAAGCTGAATCCCCACCAAAAAGTAACACTGCTTCAGCTGTTACTTGGGCATAAGAGTGAAGAGCAGGTAGACAAGAGTAACGATCCTCAGGGACCACACAGTACAGCTGATGTGGCAAAATTCACTGTACAGACTGGGAAAAGGACTCCTGTTACCGACAGTCCCAGTGCCAACCGAATGACTCCGTTAAGCACTCCCCCCTTGCTGGCTTCTACAAAAGCAGACTCTCCCATCAATCTCTCACACCAGTCGCTGGCTGTCAAGCGAAGCTCGCCACCCTATGCCTGCAGCATccagacagacagactgatgAATTCTGCATCTAAACATTTGATAGACCTGtccaaaagcaaagaaattcaAGGAGCTAAGCTGAGCAGGACCGATAGTCCCCAGAACCCCTCGGCATTCAGCGCCAGCAAGCTGCTGCAGAACCTGGCTCAGTGTGGCATGCAGAGTTCCATGTCGAGTGAGGAACAAAGAGCTAGCaaacagctgctggcagggaacaTGGATAAACCTGTGGGCTTGATTGATAGATTGAACAGCCCTCTGCTTACGAATAAATTGAGTATGCATGAAGAAAATAACAAACTATTCAGTTGTCAGCCCTCACCCTCTGAACAAGGACTTCCAGGTTCGGAAATAGAAAATCTCCTTGAAAGGCGCACTGTCCTTCAGCTGCTTCTGGGAACTCCCAATAAAGgtaaaagtgaaaagaaagagaggatGCTTTTAAGAGATGAAAGTTCTCAAGAACAGACAGACAAGGCTTTGAATGAGCAAATATTGACggtgaaaataaaaactgaaccATCTGACGAATCAAATGTTCCTTATAATTCAAATGCACAACAAGTAAGAGAATGCAAGGGTAACAAATTCCAAGGGTTTGCTCATTCACTGCAGagaaacacagctgcttctCCAGCATCCGAGGAGGTGAAATCTGAGCCTATTTCACCTCaagatttctctttttccaaaAATGGCCTGCTAAGTAGGTTGCTGAGACAGAATCAAGACAATTACCCTGCAGATGAGCTGGACAGGAGTCACAGAAACAACGAGCTGACACACCTTGAATCCAAGAGTCTTTGCACAGTACCGAAGAAGAGGAAGCTTCATGCTGAGCCTTTGGAAAGCCCattaaaaaagatgaaaagtaATGTGTCTGATGCTGGAAACAATCACGCTTCTCCTACCGAGGCACTGTATGGGCCTTTGCTTAACCAGCAAGAACTGAAATTCAGCAGAAGTGATGCTGAATTTAAATATGCTGCAAGTCATGGTTCAAATAGTGAAACTGAAAACAGGAGCTGGTCTAGAGATAGTAAAGGCTTTAATGTGTTGAAACAGCTGCTTCTCTCTGAAAACTGTGAGAGAGATCTGTCACAACATAGGAATAACATACTAACAGAGGgcaagaaaaaaggaaacaaaaccagtgcAACAATCAATAAACCTGAATTCACCATTTCTTCAGTAAGATCATTGGTGGGAAGCCCCGTGCAGCAGAACAATTGTGTAGATCACAGAACATTTCAGTATCCTGTAGCAGTAAAAAGTCCGGCCAGCTCCCCCTTCCCTGAACATCTGGGGAGTACAGTGTCCAGGCTGGAGTCCGACCAGTTCAGCATGTGTTCCGTGCCCAGTGAGAAGGGCCCCATCAGATGGGTGATCACGGGCGTGGACAAGAATGATTATGAGAAAGACTCTCCAAGACTGACCAAAACCAATCCAATATTGTACTACATGTTACAGAAAGGTGGCAGCTCTGTCAGCAGCCAAGAAGCACACGACAAAGAAATTTGGAATGAACCTTCATTTACTGAGAGTTCAACTCGTGTTACAATCAAAGAGGAGTTGACATCTGACACAGAGCTTAAAACTCCTTTTAGTAACTTAAGAAGCCCTTACAACAGCCATATGGGGAGTAACACCTCCCATCAGCATGGTGGTGTGAATGGAGAAGTGCATGGACTTCTGGAAAAAGTGCGAACAATCAAAAAAGAGCCAGAATAA